From Gammaproteobacteria bacterium, a single genomic window includes:
- a CDS encoding protein YgfX, producing MTAPSTVKPLHLVLGRSRILAVALFTIHAGAFIIACILAVSVTVRAALAAAVLLHAARAWREHILHAGGAIGELKVRTDATLEVRIGGEWLDAALQTADVVQPWFTVLVLRVGRGTRSVLLLPDNVAADDFRRLRVYLNLGALLPAT from the coding sequence ATGACGGCGCCATCGACAGTCAAGCCATTACATCTGGTTTTGGGCCGTTCGCGAATTCTCGCTGTCGCGCTTTTCACCATCCACGCCGGCGCCTTCATCATCGCCTGTATTCTGGCTGTATCCGTAACGGTGCGCGCCGCGCTGGCGGCCGCCGTGTTACTCCATGCGGCACGGGCGTGGCGGGAGCACATACTTCATGCGGGCGGCGCCATTGGCGAACTCAAAGTGCGCACGGATGCGACCCTGGAAGTCAGGATTGGCGGGGAATGGCTGGATGCGGCGCTGCAAACGGCGGACGTGGTGCAACCCTGGTTTACTGTGCTGGTGCTTCGCGTGGGTCGCGGCACGCGCTCCGTATTGCTGCTGCCGGACAATGTCGCGGCGGATGATTTTCGCAGACTGCGCGTTTATCTGAATCTGGGCGCGTTACTGCCGGCAACATGA
- a CDS encoding SUMF1/EgtB/PvdO family nonheme iron enzyme yields MSETITLRQLSRDYAQGHLTLAQYREQRARLLDGLYSGTTSLMPYRPSPTPPVDLGEKSSTTLQGIKLSPLPIPSESSRRSLWLVAAAIAVIAVGAGIYFLYGGQPTAPIAENPPPAPESPPPEAASPPTATPPAPSAAPSSPLVEDFVHKADWKKESLDRFLADWAALSESERGNLRQSPPYRDLVDGTYSEIIKEEALLGLGDDKEVLNREDVLLHFADQMEFNGERFKEAAEKLAKLRAAQTAGTPAPAAPAATPVTPPPAPAPAAPVQVAKNAPATPPPPAAPAESKPEIPPEAATPTAAAASTAATAVAPAATAPAGAPKKETAAEKTPPETEKAAATAAAVTAATAVAAAATSKKETAAEKTPPEAEKASSVETEAETAAKQEPAEAAAPEAKTTAKQKRTLECYADLAKERKPFCRDGMNDGGVGPILAVLPAGEFTMGGGAPHAEPAHKVTIPRNLAVSLYEVSSGEFEAFCKATSRSCPPQPWQGADFPVVNVSWADATAYAEWLSKATGHSYRLPTEAEWEYAARAGTTSRYPFGDELLPTHARFSYQGPVDSPLPRSDHTVNRNNFKLYHMVGNVREWVQDGWHDNYQGAPTDGKAWEGSGHTVRGGCYRDRAESLTSASRESGPAQGDDCTGFRVVEDIPAQSRQETRPVAKRGPAWAKAQGQNQYTLQLFAVQSIKQVEKLMTRFPKLELMIVPTEDPELPFRVYYGLFDNKELAHSAWAQLPRALIKDNPRPFIQSFAQIQRSVAGR; encoded by the coding sequence ATGAGCGAGACCATCACACTGCGTCAACTCAGCCGCGACTACGCGCAAGGCCATCTCACGCTGGCCCAATATCGCGAACAGCGCGCGCGTTTGCTTGATGGTCTGTACAGCGGGACCACGTCGCTGATGCCCTACCGTCCATCTCCCACGCCGCCGGTCGACTTGGGGGAGAAAAGCAGCACCACCCTGCAGGGCATCAAACTGTCTCCGCTCCCCATACCCTCCGAGTCGTCACGGCGATCGCTGTGGCTGGTGGCGGCGGCCATCGCGGTCATCGCCGTCGGTGCTGGAATTTATTTTTTGTATGGCGGACAACCCACCGCCCCCATCGCCGAAAATCCGCCGCCGGCGCCGGAATCGCCACCCCCCGAAGCGGCGTCGCCCCCCACGGCAACGCCACCCGCTCCCAGCGCTGCGCCATCGTCTCCACTGGTGGAGGATTTCGTCCACAAGGCGGACTGGAAAAAAGAAAGCCTGGATCGTTTCCTGGCGGACTGGGCGGCCCTGAGTGAGAGCGAACGCGGCAATCTCAGACAATCCCCCCCCTATCGCGATCTGGTCGACGGCACATACAGTGAAATCATCAAAGAGGAGGCGCTGCTGGGCCTGGGTGACGACAAGGAAGTGCTGAACCGCGAGGATGTCCTGCTCCATTTCGCGGATCAGATGGAATTTAACGGCGAACGCTTCAAGGAAGCGGCGGAAAAACTCGCCAAATTGCGCGCCGCCCAGACGGCCGGCACGCCAGCGCCTGCCGCGCCCGCGGCAACACCTGTTACGCCGCCGCCCGCGCCCGCCCCCGCGGCGCCCGTCCAGGTTGCCAAAAATGCACCCGCCACTCCACCACCGCCGGCAGCGCCTGCGGAATCCAAGCCGGAGATACCGCCTGAAGCCGCGACGCCGACCGCGGCGGCGGCCTCCACGGCAGCAACGGCGGTCGCGCCCGCCGCCACAGCGCCCGCAGGTGCGCCAAAGAAAGAAACGGCGGCGGAAAAAACACCACCCGAAACCGAGAAGGCTGCCGCGACCGCTGCCGCAGTGACTGCAGCGACCGCCGTGGCGGCCGCGGCAACGTCAAAGAAAGAAACGGCAGCGGAAAAAACACCACCCGAGGCGGAGAAGGCCAGCTCCGTGGAAACCGAGGCGGAAACTGCCGCCAAACAGGAGCCGGCGGAAGCCGCGGCTCCGGAAGCCAAGACCACCGCGAAGCAAAAGAGAACGTTGGAGTGTTACGCCGATCTGGCCAAGGAACGCAAGCCCTTCTGCCGCGACGGCATGAATGACGGCGGCGTCGGCCCCATCCTCGCGGTATTGCCGGCGGGAGAATTCACCATGGGCGGCGGCGCGCCGCATGCGGAGCCGGCGCACAAGGTCACCATCCCCCGCAACCTGGCCGTGTCGCTGTATGAAGTCAGCAGCGGTGAATTCGAGGCATTTTGCAAAGCCACCAGCCGCTCCTGCCCGCCGCAACCGTGGCAGGGCGCCGATTTCCCGGTGGTGAATGTCAGTTGGGCGGACGCCACGGCGTACGCCGAATGGCTGTCGAAGGCCACGGGGCATTCCTATCGCCTGCCGACCGAGGCCGAGTGGGAATACGCCGCCCGCGCCGGCACTACTTCGCGTTATCCCTTCGGCGACGAATTGCTGCCCACGCACGCACGTTTCTCCTACCAGGGACCCGTGGATTCCCCCCTGCCGCGATCGGATCACACGGTCAACCGCAACAACTTCAAGCTCTATCACATGGTCGGCAACGTGCGCGAATGGGTGCAGGACGGCTGGCATGACAACTATCAAGGCGCGCCCACCGACGGCAAGGCCTGGGAAGGCAGCGGCCACACGGTGCGCGGCGGCTGTTACCGGGATCGCGCCGAGTCGCTCACCTCCGCCTCGCGCGAGTCCGGCCCGGCCCAGGGCGATGACTGCACCGGTTTCCGCGTGGTCGAGGATATCCCCGCGCAGAGCAGGCAGGAAACACGGCCCGTGGCAAAGCGGGGCCCGGCCTGGGCCAAGGCGCAGGGTCAGAATCAATACACCCTGCAATTGTTCGCGGTGCAAAGCATCAAGCAAGTCGAGAAGCTGATGACCAGATTTCCCAAACTCGAATTGATGATCGTTCCGACTGAAGATCCCGAATTGCCTTTCCGGGTGTATTACGGCCTCTTCGACAACAAGGAACTGGCGCACTCTGCCTGGGCGCAATTGCCCAGGGCGCTGATTAAAGACAACCCCAGACCATTCATACAGTCATTCGCGCAGATTCAGCGATCCGTCGCCGGACGTTGA
- a CDS encoding HAD-IA family hydrolase, producing MSDDVASHHCQLVLLDLDGTLADTGPDLAYALNTVRAEERRPALPYAHIRPQVSHGARALIRLGFGGQETEPDFERRRQRLLDVYRENLCVRTKLFPGMAAVLAGIERLGLRWGVVTNKPAWLTDPLLAAMQLDKRVTCVVSGDTVTPRKPHPNPLLHAARAAGVEPAQCVYIGDAERDVQAGKAAGMHTLVAAFGYLDTDDNPRAWGADAIINQPSDILVWLNGRC from the coding sequence ATGAGCGATGACGTGGCATCACATCACTGCCAGTTGGTGTTGCTTGATCTGGACGGCACGCTGGCGGATACCGGGCCTGACCTCGCTTACGCCCTGAATACGGTGCGGGCCGAAGAAAGGCGGCCCGCCCTGCCCTATGCGCACATACGACCGCAGGTGTCGCATGGCGCACGGGCCTTGATCCGCCTGGGCTTCGGCGGGCAGGAGACGGAACCGGACTTCGAACGCCGCCGGCAGCGCTTGCTGGATGTCTATCGCGAAAATTTATGCGTCCGTACGAAACTCTTCCCCGGCATGGCGGCGGTGCTGGCCGGAATTGAGCGGCTCGGGCTGCGCTGGGGTGTGGTCACCAACAAGCCGGCGTGGCTCACCGATCCGCTGCTGGCCGCCATGCAGCTCGACAAGCGCGTGACCTGCGTTGTCAGCGGCGATACGGTCACGCCGCGCAAGCCGCATCCCAACCCCCTGCTGCACGCGGCGCGGGCGGCGGGCGTTGAACCGGCGCAATGCGTGTACATCGGCGATGCGGAACGGGACGTACAGGCGGGCAAGGCCGCCGGCATGCACACGCTGGTCGCGGCCTTCGGTTACCTCGACACGGACGACAATCCCCGCGCCTGGGGTGCGGACGCGATCATCAATCAGCCGTCCGACATCCTCGTCTGGCTCAACGGCAGATGTTAG
- the ubiG gene encoding bifunctional 2-polyprenyl-6-hydroxyphenol methylase/3-demethylubiquinol 3-O-methyltransferase UbiG, producing MPPNVDTGEIDKFAALSPGWWDDNGPFKTLHAINPVRLRFIEQHCPLAGKKVLDVGCGGGILSETMARAGAAVTGLDAAESAIAAAGTHATQSGLRIDYRCALLENVTNEYAGQFDVISCMELLEHVPDPARLVADCASVLRPGGWAFFSTLNRTARAYFLAVLGGEYLLNLLPHGTHDYRKFIRPSELARWARANHLELKALAGQDYNPFSNTAALSHDVGINYLAACVRGA from the coding sequence ATGCCCCCGAACGTTGATACCGGTGAAATAGACAAATTCGCCGCGCTCTCCCCCGGCTGGTGGGATGATAACGGCCCCTTCAAGACCCTGCACGCGATCAACCCCGTGCGTCTGCGTTTCATCGAACAGCACTGCCCCCTCGCCGGCAAAAAAGTACTGGACGTGGGCTGCGGTGGCGGCATCTTGAGCGAGACGATGGCGCGGGCCGGCGCCGCCGTCACCGGCCTTGATGCCGCTGAATCCGCCATCGCCGCTGCCGGCACGCACGCGACGCAATCAGGGCTGCGCATCGACTACCGTTGCGCGCTGCTTGAAAACGTCACCAATGAATATGCCGGACAATTCGATGTCATTAGCTGCATGGAACTGCTGGAACATGTCCCCGATCCGGCCCGGCTGGTGGCCGATTGCGCAAGCGTGTTGCGGCCCGGCGGTTGGGCGTTCTTCTCCACCTTGAACCGCACGGCCAGGGCCTATTTTTTGGCGGTGCTGGGCGGCGAGTATCTGCTGAATCTGCTGCCGCACGGTACGCATGATTACCGCAAATTCATCCGGCCCTCGGAACTGGCGCGCTGGGCGCGCGCGAACCATCTGGAACTCAAGGCGCTCGCCGGCCAGGATTACAATCCCTTCAGCAACACCGCCGCACTGTCGCATGACGTCGGCATCAACTACCTTGCCGCCTGCGTGCGCGGCGCGTGA
- a CDS encoding DUF1674 domain-containing protein, which translates to MEVKKPASTTPRAVEIGGPKGPEPTRYGDWERAGKCVDF; encoded by the coding sequence ATGGAAGTGAAGAAACCAGCGTCCACGACACCGCGAGCGGTGGAGATCGGCGGGCCCAAGGGGCCGGAGCCGACCCGTTACGGCGACTGGGAACGCGCGGGTAAATGCGTGGACTTCTGA
- a CDS encoding squalene/phytoene synthase family protein, whose translation MLEPAACAAHCRDMAAPAGSDLYYATLQLKTPRQEAVLALHALAGEIRRIPRTIADPGVARLKLAWWTDELDKLFRSGEAQHPASVVLHTAQAAPRLQPGVLHEWLQVADEEISRKTHADMQALMAACRRHEGGLWRLTAMLCGHTGEETLDAVETLGTALGLHRVLRDLRAEAGIGLLRLPLSELRRFGLADDLLRAAHEPLAELMALLAGHVRETVLNGIVALPPPDRLAQVPALIMTELCVHTLHEEQMDGFHLRERRIGLTPLRKWWIAFKVRRRERRRARHLDNR comes from the coding sequence ATGTTAGAGCCCGCCGCCTGCGCCGCCCATTGCCGCGACATGGCCGCACCGGCGGGTTCCGATCTCTATTACGCGACACTGCAACTGAAGACCCCCCGGCAGGAGGCCGTGCTGGCGCTGCACGCCCTGGCCGGGGAAATCCGCCGCATCCCGCGCACGATCGCCGATCCAGGCGTGGCGCGGCTGAAACTCGCCTGGTGGACGGATGAATTGGATAAATTATTTCGCAGCGGTGAGGCGCAGCACCCCGCCAGTGTGGTGCTGCACACGGCGCAGGCGGCGCCGCGATTGCAGCCCGGCGTACTGCATGAATGGCTGCAAGTGGCGGATGAAGAGATCAGCCGGAAAACCCACGCCGACATGCAGGCGTTGATGGCGGCCTGCCGGCGGCATGAAGGCGGCTTGTGGCGGCTGACGGCGATGCTGTGCGGCCATACGGGTGAGGAAACCCTGGACGCCGTGGAGACACTGGGCACGGCGCTCGGTCTGCATCGCGTGCTTCGCGATCTGCGTGCCGAAGCGGGAATAGGCCTGCTGCGGCTGCCTCTGTCGGAACTCCGGCGCTTCGGCCTCGCCGATGATTTATTGCGCGCCGCCCACGAACCGCTGGCGGAGCTGATGGCCCTGCTGGCCGGTCATGTGCGCGAGACCGTGCTGAATGGCATTGTCGCCCTGCCGCCGCCCGATCGGCTGGCGCAGGTGCCGGCGCTGATCATGACCGAGTTGTGCGTGCATACACTGCATGAAGAGCAAATGGACGGCTTTCATCTGCGCGAGCGGCGCATCGGCCTGACGCCGCTGCGCAAGTGGTGGATTGCCTTCAAGGTGCGGCGCCGCGAACGGCGGCGGGCACGGCACCTGGATAACCGCTGA